Within Citrus sinensis cultivar Valencia sweet orange chromosome 1, DVS_A1.0, whole genome shotgun sequence, the genomic segment CTGTTCTTCTTTTGATCAAGTTAACGGGTCATGATCAATTGACGCCACATTACACAATACGTCCAGCCAGTAGTAGATCATTTCTCTACCGAACAACGAACATTTTTAGGGAAAACGAAATACTGATTCATCATCATAACTACTACTTTAACAGAGGAAATTTACTTTGGTGGCGCCGGGAAACTGCAATCCCGGTCGCCTGAAAATGGCGGACGTAGTGGTGGTTTTTGACTTTGACCGGACATTAATCGATGACGACAGCGACAATTGGGTGGTGACCCAGATGGGCCTCACCCATTTATTCAATCAGCTCCGCTCTACATTGCCTTGGAACTCTCTCATGGTTCGTTTCTTTGTGCTCTCTCATGTAAAAGttaaagattatttatttggattcttatttttatagattttttgctgggtttgttttgtttttgtcaaaaaaaattataggatAGGATGATGAAGGAGCTTCATTCACAAGGCAAAACAGTTGAGGACATTGCAAATTGCTTGAGACAGTGCCCTTTAGATTCCCATGTGGCTGCAGCTATAAAATCAGCCCACTCACTTgggtaatatttatttttcattttgggtttttttttatgtcaaGCTTATTTCATTTGAAGATGCCCCCCGTAGAGGTGCTTATACAACATTATAAAAGCTTTTTACCACGCACGTCTGCACCTGAGCATGATTCTTATATCATTTATGTTGATTTGGTGGGTGCTGATGAAACTAACTTAACTTTATGTGGCAATGTGGTTATTTTAGATGTGACTTGAAAATAGTTAGTGATGCAAATCAGTTCTACATTGAGACAATCATGGAACATCATGGTTTGTTGGGATGCTTTTCGGAGATTTATACGAATCCAACTTATGTAGACGAACAAGGAAGGCTTAGGATTTTGCCTTACCATGATTCTACTCTATCTCATTATGGTTGCAATCTGTGCCCTTCAAATCTGTGCAAGGTAATATAGCAAGTTCTTATGTCTATCTCATTTCTAAGGTTTTAAATTATGAAGTAAATTGTTAAGCTTTTCAAGGTTCTGTTGTAATGGATTGAGTTTTCTGATAAAATGATTAGTGATCATCTAGTTAAAcctttatctttattttatttttttataagaagctcaaaaatgtattaatgaagaagatttaaaaaagatagTGGATCACCCGTCCActaagaaaatataaactagGACTATTTGTGCTATACAAAAGTATACCCATTCACCCCTATTCAATGCTAAAATCAGTTATAACTCCCTATCTCAAAACACCATCCGAGTTTAGATGTATGAAGAAAAAGGGTTAATCGTGAAACCACTTTGAAACTGAAGCCAAAAGTAAAGCAAGAAGACGAACTCTATCCCACAGTCCTTTAGCATTATCTGCGCTTTTCCCCTCAAAACCtgtatctttattatttataaaagaggTATTGTTGATATTGCAATTTGATTTTGCATATAAAATCagtcatttttaatatttatattgataAGGTTAGAAACTGATGTTTCGTGACTTTGTGTGTTGGTAAGAAAGCCACTGACATGCCTTGTGAAAGAAGTGTAAccatcattttattattaatatctttttttttccatcaagTGTAGTTGAGTACACTGCCGCTGCAGGGTTGTGGTTTAAGTTATAGCTGTGGCATTGTTCAATTTTCATGCCACCTGCTTCTTAAGAGAAGTGGGCATAttttgctttggatttttTCGTTATGTCATTTAAAACTTGTACCAAGttaaaatagtttattgcATCTTAGTAAGCTTTACACAACTTCCCAGTTTCAATTCATATTGAGTCATCGTTGGAAATTCCTAATGGATTTTGGTTTGTTATTCACTTCTCCTGTCCAGACCTGTTGAttcaaaaagataaatgaGATAGTCCCAATGGGGTATTAGTTGATTGCTCacgaaaaaatattaatatgaagTTGTCATAGTCCAATAGTTTTCATCGTGTTCCAAGTAAAAATATGTCTAAGCAGATGAGATAGTGAGGTTTTATGCTATAGTTCTGCTTATGGTGCTAAATTTTTCCATCTCATAACACATTTCTATTCCTCCatctaaattgttttaaagTTATAATTCTTGTTTTCATCAGGGTTTCGTTCTTGACCATGTTTGCACTTCTTTTGGATGTGGGAAACgaagatttatttatcttgGGGATGGAAGAGGTGACTTTTGTCCAACACTGAAGCTCCAAGATTGTGATTTTGTGATGCCACGGAAGAACTATCCTCTATGGGACCGCATTTGCAGCAACCCAATGCTTATAAAGGCAAAAGTACACGAATGGAGCAGTGCGGAGGAGCTCAAAAAGATCTTACTCCACCTTATAGGTGCAATCTCCATTAAGGAGGACGTTGATAGTACTGTATCCAGTCAACCAAACTCATCTGAATGTCGGTCTCAGACAATGCCAGTCTACTCATGAAGCATTTCCTCAATTATGTGTTGTTCTCATTGGTACAGGAAACGACTGAATGTTGTCAATGGCTTATAtgcaatttatttaaataatttttagtagATGCTTGGTATTCtgttctgattttttttcattttgatttaagCAACACCTACAGTTAAGGGTTTATAGTTTGCATCATCTCAAGGTCTTGCCTTCATCTCTTTTCCCAAATGATCTCTATGTCATTTGGTTCAGGCCCTTTGTTTCAAAAACCTGCAAAATCAACCGCCCTCACTGAAAAAGGTGTTGTTGGGCACTTGGGCTTAGGGGTGATCATTTGTGGCACAATCCACACGAACATCATTGGAAGTTTGCGGACTCAGGTTATCCAAATTGAGATGGCTATTAATCGGGTTGAATATGTGCAATTTGTTTACCAAGTGTGTTGGGTTTGAGTTGAGCTCTTGACACACGAACTTGTTTACGACACGATTAAGTGTTCATGTAATCTTGTTGCCTTGACTTGTCTTTTATCCAATATAATTAtgctttatttgtattttaaaaatactttatttataCTTAGACCAATATTCCAAATATTATTGTATGTTAAACAGATGACAAGAAAATAAGTTAATGTCAGTATTGACAAATGCTTTGTTACCTCCAATTACGCTCATTAATTACAGAGAAACTTACATGAGGCAGTCGCACAATGTCTATTAAAGATATACTTTTGACctgtttaatgaatttaacggtaatactaataaattttgtttcaaagtaatataaaattacattatttcatttataggTATTTGACAGAAGTTTAGTGGGCGGACACTTGCCCCACATAAATTTTTCTGACTAATTGATGTGGATTTTTTTACCCCGTTTGATAGGCTTGTTTTTCCATGGTTTTGTGCTACGGCTATAATGCATATAGCGCATGGTAGTGTGAAGAACACAATTAAGATTTCTTTAACCTCTAGTCGTAGTATGGAAACATGATCGATGAGTaataattttctcataatttgttTTCCTTCCATTTTCTTCTAGTGAAATGAGTGGTCAAGattgagttttaaattttgatattgacaatCAAGCCggcttatttcattttatttataattgaactgatttttttcactaaatatataatagtaGGAGAGaataagaggaaaaaaaatagtagaaaaaaaatcacaattcaATAATAATGCCACTTTCTTGTATCAATTATATTACAACTAGTTAATCATACAATTATCCTATTTAGTATTTCTTACACAATTAGCCGAATGCTTAACCAGTGGATCAAATCTAATCTATAGCCGGACTGTCTGACTCatataaatgtttttggaGAAAACACTCGGGTTTCAGCACGTACCCCTTCTTTTTGGGTGATTTTTTCAACCTCAGCAtacattcaattattgatgTTGCATTCAAGAACGCAGCTATGATATGACTGTGGTACTGTTTTATAACTGCACctaatcattaaatttaactacTTAACTATTGAATTTCTCACCATAACTGAATCCAATGATTAAGTGCATCTGCGTATGATACTACACTTGAACCAAACTAAACCCCACGTTCAATAGTTAttccaaaattaataatattaataatgggATTCTGAACGTGGGGCAAGAGAACTaatgcaaaaaagaaaagaatcacACTACCATACTGAAACTTTACACGGCCGTGCTTGCAAGCCAGTCAACAAACCAATAATATATTGACTTTTCAAAGAGTCTAACCATAGCGTGGGCTTTCTCTGACTTCAGACTTTGTCTATTGCATATAAAAACCAATCTCAAAGAGACGTTTCAATTCGATTCTTCCAACATTTCACGAATTTATTCTTTCTTCAACTATAAGAAAGAACAGaaaattctctctttcttctctctctgaTAATTGcaaaagaagagagaagaaagagagatgggTATGTTAATGGATGGAATAATAGAGGGCATGCCTGTGTTTGCAAAGGAGCTGGTTGCCGGTGGCGTTGCTGGTGGCTTCGGCAAGACTGCTGTTGCCCCACTTGAGCGCGTCAAGATTTTGTTTCAGGTAGACTCTCTCTATGTTCTTTTTTGGTTCTTGATTGTAATTCTCTGTTATGATATTTGCCTGATGATTCTTTTGGATTCATGTCGTTGAGCCATGTTAGTGATGACCAACTTAAGAAAATGCTGTTTTGATGGATGGTCGCTTTGGTTGGAGATAAATTGGATTTGGTGATTAGAATTTATAACTATTACAAAGTGGTTGTTTTTTGCAAGTGATAATCAAGGCGAAATTTGATACCCTCTTCCATTTTCTCGGTGGTTTACTGAGTCTATGCCGAATTCTAAACTGGGGTACTAACGCTATGTTGGCCTTCACTTCCCTATGAGGTGCCTGTTCGAAGAATCAAAGCACCTGAAATTAAGTCAGGAATGGAGTTCAAGACTTTTTGCTACACCCGCTTAAAGATTGGTACCTTAAATCCTGTGAAACTTGTGTGATAGTAGGAATTGAAATAGATATAGATGAACCAATTAGAAGTGTCAATGCACCAGACTTGAGTATGTCGTATATGGTGGGAAGTTTAAACCAACAATATTTGTACCAGTGATTCACAGACAAGCTGAGGCATTTTGGCTTGTGAAATGCTTAGGCTCACATTGTCAATACTCAGTATGCAAACACAATCCATGCCACTGCCACACCTATAAGGGCTTAGTATCTTGAGTTTCATGCAATATTGTTTTGTTATCATGTTATTTGCTCATTTAAGGCATGGACTGATTCTATGTAGGTTTACTCTTAAACCGAACATATGTTTTCTGAAAGTTAGCTCTGTTATGATAGCAAAAGTCTGCGTGAAGAACTAATTTTTAGATggaatttcattaaaattctttgacttatttgtttggtaaaatttcaataaatatcGTGGACACTTAAAGAGCCCATTTATTTCTACATCATTCACAGATTCTATTAGAACAAATGGCATGTCTCGGTCTTGACATTGCATTGGTGATTcctttttatcattgttttagGGAATGTGTTTCATGTTTCTGGGTTTTGTGATGCCATTAAAAGACGCTATCTAATGTTTTCATGTTAATGCATGGTCTTAGTAAGAGTTAGTTAAGATATGGACTCCTAAATGTTGTTCATTTTTGCATAAAAGTGGCTACTCTAACAACCCAAACCTGTACTTTTGTGCTTGTCGGTCTCATATTTTCACCTTTCACATGGCAATGACCCCTTGAAGGTAAACATGAATCATGCACTAGCATTGAATCTAGAGATGTACATGAGCTGTGAAGTTGAATTGAATTAGAAATTGGTTTGAACCTGGAAAGTTACGAGGAACTTAGTCATTGATTATTTTCAGACTAGAAGAGCAGAATTTCACAGCATCGGATTGTTTGGATCCATTAAGAAGATCGCAAAAACAGAAGGTGCTATGGGTTTCTACAGGTGGATCTTCTGGACAACACATTTTATGTGAGCGTTTGCAGATTATTTTCTCCTCATCTTAACTATTTAATTTCGCAATTTGCTACAGAGGAAATGGTGCTAGTGTAGCTCGAATTGTTCCATATGCAGCACTTCATTACATGGCTTATGAGGAATATCGTAGATGGATTATCCTCAGTTTTCCTGATGTTAGCAGAGGCCCTGTACTTGATCTCATAGCAGGATCTTTTGCTGGAGGAACTGCTGTGCTGTTTACTTATCCTCTTGATTTAGTTCGAACAAAATTGGCTTATCAGGTAAATGATACagtaaagaattttaattttttgttttcctgcAAACTGCTGCTTCAGCCCACCACCACCCCCCGCTTTTCCTGAagtattcttttgaatttggatCCACGCTTGCTGGAACCTGGATGTAAACAGAGATGCCTAATCTTTTTAGAAAGTGTCCTGGGGATGGTTGCAGCAGTTTACTGCCTCTTCTGTTGGCTACTTATAAGTGTTAGCAGCCTGTCCCATGAAAAGTTGTTGACGTATACATTAAactgataaattaaatttcacaaCTCTGTCCTGGTTTAGATGACAAAATTGTGGGCTAAGTTGCAGTTTCTCATGCAGATTGTTGATTCATCAAAAAAGAACTTTCAAGGAGTAGTTAGTGCAGAACATGTTTATAGAGGAATTCGCGATTGTTTTCGTCAGACTTACAAAGAGTCTGGGCTTAGAGGTCTATATCGTGGTGCAGGTATGTTTATCAAAACAGCTTGTTTGAGAACTGCTGTCATTGTGTTTCAGTGATAACTAACGCATGGAGGATGATTTTCAGCTCCATCGCTCTATGGAATCTTCCCATATGCTGGTTTGAAATTTTACTTCTACGAGGAGATGAAGCGTCATGTCCCTGAGGATCACAAGAAAGATATAATGGTGAAACTTGCATGTGGATCCATCGCAGGTCTATTGGGTCAGACCTTCACGTACCCTCTTGATGTTGTTAGAAGACAAATGCAGGTACTTTTGTTGTAGGTTTCTGATCTACATATCATTGGAGCAAAGAGTTACAATTTTAACAATTGAAGACATTCTTCTTAGGTTGAAAGATTCTCAGCGTCTAATAGTGCGGAGTCAAGAGGAACAATGCAGACCCTTGTTATGATTGCTCAGAAGCAAGGATGGAAGCAATTATTTTCAGGGCTCAGCATCAACTATTTGAAGGTACAAAATCATGTCATTTATTAGTAGTTTTCCCTCATTAGTAGCTAATGATGTGTTGATGTATATACCAGGTTGTACCGTCTGTGGCAATTGGGTTTACGGTGTACGACATTATGAAATCATACCTGAGAGTTCCAGCACGAGATGAAGATGTTGTAGACGTGGTAACGAACAAGAGAAATAGTCAACCATCGCTTCACTCTTCATAAGGATTTAACTCACTTTCGAATTGGATCAAGATTCTTACTCAAGGTCATCAGAAGCTTTGATTTGTCTgaattgtgattttaaattgaCTGTACCAATTCAAGCCCTTAATCTGTGCAATCTAATATTCTATTCTTTCAAGCTGTATACAGCTTATGTAGATTACATTCCTGCTCTCAGTAAACTGTTACATTAGGTCTAGAGCACAGATATTAAGGGATTATCAACTACCAAACTTAGATTTTTGGGGATTTACCCTTGTAAAGTAATATACCATCCGATGACAAAATTGACAAGTGTACATTCACATATAAGATCAATAAGAGTTTTGATTCAACTACAATGtgaatgtttttcttttcgaGTCAAGTCATCTGGTGTCATCTTCAAGCTTCACTTCCACAAAGCAACCATTAGATCATTGGTAGATTTTCCGTTACTTATGTGCCTTTTAACTTAGAATAATCTTTCTTGCAAGCTAGAAACAAGTTATACAAACTCATACAAAGTGATGTGGGATGCTCCTATGGTGAGAAGTAAAACTGTCCTGGGAGATTAAGCTCCACGGAGCAACCCCAGAACTGTTTATGGAGTTCCATCAAAACGATCACTAGACATTCCCAAACATGGAGAATAGAAGCAAATGGAAACATGATGGGAAATCTAACGTATATTGCAAGGACATGCAAAGAACTAGGTTGGTTAATAACTCAATTTGCATTGAAATGATACTAGAATCCACATACAAGCACAATGTACAACACCAACAAAATTTCATACAAGTAAATCtctttaaaaaagttaatttggCTTCCTTCATGCGGTAATATTCTAGATTGACAGTCTCTCATGAATAAGCCGAGTTGACAGCTTTACCAATAGTCTCCACATGAGCATTTGCCATCCCTGAAGTGATGAAACCGCTTGTTGTCCCGAACGATTAGCTCTCTTCCAACAATCTTTGACATGATCTTGATTGCATTGTGACAGTCACCACAGATTCTGAGGTTCTTGATAATCCTAAGAGGCATTCTAGGTGGAGTGCTAATCAAACCATAAGCAATTGCCAATCGCTCACTATGATATTGCAAGGCCTTCTCTTTTGCCTCTTCGTCAATGTCATGAAGCACATATCTTGTGTCCGGCACATACCCCGCTTCCCTCATCTGTCCATTCAAGCCTTTCATCTTTTCATACTCTCCTCTGTAGAGGTCAGTACTCCGATAGTCGCTCACTCTATTCTTCTCCTCGAGCATGTTAGTTGCAGATTGCTTCTTCCTTGGAGGCAATGGAATTTTGTCAACAATTGCCTTGGAAGGATCAAGATCACCTAGTAGCTCCTCAGCACGGTCTTCAAGCTCGACATCTCCATGAATTTGAGCAAAATTTCGAAGAGCTTCCCAAACTTCTACTGTGGGCTCAAAAGGCATTCTCTCAACAAACTCCTCAGCTTCAATCAAATGACCAGCACTTCCTAGAACCTTAATAATCGCTATATAATGCTCAATCCCAGGAACAATCCCATAGTCattcttcattatttcaaaGTACAAAAATCCTTCTTTCACTGCTTCTGCACTAGCACACGCGGCAAAAACCACCAGAAACGTCTCCTTATCTGGATGAGGGCCTGTTTTCCTCATTTGCTCAAACAACATCAACCCATCGGCACCCTGCCCATTTGCCGCATACCCACTGATCATCAAATGCCAAGAACTCAAATTCCTCTTACGCAGTTGATCAAACACCTTGCGAGCGAGCCTCGTATTACAACATTTCCCATACATTTCAATCAATTTATTGTTCAACTCAACATCTTTAACAAACGCTGACGTCCTTAACAATTCATGAACCTTTTTCCCCATCTCAATCGACTTTAAATTCCCACAGGAATCCAGCAACGAACTGAACACATCATAGCCAGCGGATGCGGAAGCGTCTTGACCCATGTACTCTATTGCTTCTCTTACCTTACCCTCTTTGCACAAGCTCAACAAATTAACATCAAGACTCTCTAATTGAGCGTTTCCACGTAATGGGTCGTTCGTATTTTGGCTATGGCCCGTGCCCGTCTTAGGCTCTTGCTCATTTGATGACGGGTTTCTCTGTTTTTTAACAAACCGAGTGTTGCGATAGACCTTGGGGTTTGGGGTTGCGTAAGCACAGAGAGGTTTCACGGGAGACGATGATTTGAGAGTGACTGAATGCGCAGAGATTGAATGGCTGATTTTGGAGTTAAAGTTAGAAGAGATTATCATGGAGTTCGCTGCGTGTTGTTGAATGGATACTAAAGACGCCATTGTTGCGAGCTCTCTTTATGCTGGATGAAACTCAGCTCAACTCCAAATTTTCTTCGTTCTGAAGCACTCCCTTTGATGATGAAGTTAATGGAAAATATCGCAAATCTATTTCGAGAAGACAGTTTCACTAGTTTTGGTTACTGCTGATCCTGATCCTCGTTCGTTATTGGTTAATAACAACTAGGGTCTTTAATGCCttcaaatttctaaaaaacGTATTTGTCTGTTTACATCAAATAGGTTCCCTACTTCGCAGTTGCGAcccataatttttaaaacatgcGATTTAAGAATGtggttaaaattttgggatgtCTGTAATTATTACTTATGTTTTGAGAATATGGTCAAAATTGTAGAatgtctattattattatggacattttaatattgttattattagtatagacactataaaattttattctaaattttatcttaaattatttagtaTGTGATTAATGACTGAATGCTATGGTtgatatttactaaataattgattttttttttaattttacgtaaattaattaaattatcttacTGACTAACGattgaatattatattatttaagatgaaattttaagataaCGCAACTCGTccaatttttaatgtaatagTAGATCAGCCTTGCTCgatatttatcaaacacatttATCGAACATCCCAACCTTGCTCgaatatttatcaaacacattaTTTCAGTTTCAACTTAATAACATTCTATTTGGGATTGGTTGTGTGGTTATCGTAGGTCAATTGCGCATTGCATTACGTCACTACCGTCAATAAACACCAAATATGTCATAAACCCACCTTTTATATTCACATACAATATTGTCAATATAATCAAAATCACGTTTCAAGCAAGTCTTGCAAGATATTCAATGGCTGAGACTTTGGTTTGGTTTCTTTTTAGTACACTGGAAGAATGACTAAAACAGAGAAGCATATTCTAAGCCGAAAGACAGAATATTCTACAGGTCTACAGAAttattcatttcattattgcttacattattatttactCTTCCATTCAAGTTAAAGACTGAGCTTCATAAAACAAACAGTTCAGCACATTCTGATTTGATAGAGATCCTCAAATCCACtagaaaaaaaactaaatatctGTAACAGCTGCAACATTGTAATGCAATATTACCACAATCTTCTTATACATACATAATACAGTCACTACTAGATAGCAAAATGAGATCAATTgatcaaataatataatctGACCACTCAGAGATGAAGGATGTATGATCCATGGACTCCCCTGGACATTCCTCATTTGAAGAGGTCTTCTCCTTTCCTCCCACCAACCTTGCTGGGTTCCCCACTGCAGTGGCTCTTGCTGGCACATCAATCAGTACCACCGACCCAGCCCCAACTTTCGCACCCTCTCCAATCTTCACGTTCCCTAATATGGTTGCTCCAGCCCCGATCAACACCCCATCTCCAATCTTCGGGTGCCGATCCCCGCTTGCCTTCCCCGTACCGCCAAGTGTAACATGATGCAAGATTGACACATTGTTGCCAATAACTGCGGTCTCACCTATTACCACACCTGTTGCATGATCAAACAAAATCCCTTTCCCTATTTTTGCAGCTGGGTGTATATCAACAGCAAACACATCAGAGATACGGGATTGTAATGCTAGTGCCAGCGGCCTACGTGACTGAGTCCAGAGCTTGTGTGCTACTCGGTGAGCCTAATACAAAAATCCAAAAGAAAAGGCAGTTAACATTGAATTAAGCTATAAACCAAGAAATGACACAGATCCAATTTCCTCTCCATTTTTTGTCACTCCAAAGAAAAATTCGTTACATGTACCATTCTAgcattataagaaaaaaacttagaaaacATTAACAATCCATTTCATGAACAATCACACTAGTATAATGGAATTGTCATTTACACATACCCATAAACGGGAAAAATATCTGCAGCACTTAGcaatcttcattttccttaaAGATGGAAAATGGACCAACCAGTATACAGCGACTGCAGAGCATGTGTTTACGTAAAGTCTAAACTCAGTTTATTTGCGCAGAGTTTAGGGTACGGTCATGAGAGTTCTtgtagagaaagaaaatgcattttttaGAAGAAGCTAATCAAATGCTTCTTTGAAAAGCACTGGAAGATCTTTTATTAACCTAGAAAAGgcattttttaagaaaagcacaaagaaataaagcacCCGAAGTGCTGCTGTCATCCATCTATTGCAGTTAGCCGCCATAAAATCAATCAACACAGATGAGATGTGGCAAAAgggcccaaaaaaaaaaaactaatactTTAATCattgaattaaattagaaGTTGAAgctaagattatttaattgtacCTGGCAAGCCAAGAAGCCTTTGTAATTGAGGAGGCAGTGAGAGAAGGAAACGCAAGCAGGGTCACGGACACGGGCGGCGCGAAGATCGGCGACGGCCGCGGCGCGGAGAGCGGGGTCGGAGGAGAAAGTGTCCAGAAAGAGATCGTACAAGAGAGTGGAGAGAAGCGTGGAGGAGCAGAGCTTGTTTCCCAAATGAAACGCCAGCGATCTCTCCAAGGAAGAGTGAGAGAGGATGGTCGAGTAGAGGTAGCTGGCTAAAGCCGGCTCAGACTCGGCGTCGCGGCGTGCCTCGGCTTTTATCTGGGCCCACACCCAAGCCTCGTCGTCACCGGCGGCGTGTGTTTCCATCGTTAAATTTCGCGCCGGAGATGGGTACCTGAGCTCGCCCGCCGGcatctttctttatttgtaaaaaaaacaaTCTTACCCACTTGTTCCGAGAACGGAGGATCTAAAACCACGAAACAGTCTCGTGGCTGCTAAGGGTGGAGCTACGTGTCTCAATCGATCAGGATCTACTGATGGCTTTAATCGTTTGGAGAGAGAATCTTGGAGGATGCACACaaatt encodes:
- the LOC102622152 gene encoding serine acetyltransferase 5; protein product: MPAGELRYPSPARNLTMETHAAGDDEAWVWAQIKAEARRDAESEPALASYLYSTILSHSSLERSLAFHLGNKLCSSTLLSTLLYDLFLDTFSSDPALRAAAVADLRAARVRDPACVSFSHCLLNYKGFLACQAHRVAHKLWTQSRRPLALALQSRISDVFAVDIHPAAKIGKGILFDHATGVVIGETAVIGNNVSILHHVTLGGTGKASGDRHPKIGDGVLIGAGATILGNVKIGEGAKVGAGSVVLIDVPARATAVGNPARLVGGKEKTSSNEECPGESMDHTSFISEWSDYII
- the LOC102621563 gene encoding mitochondrial carrier protein CoAc2, with protein sequence MGMLMDGIIEGMPVFAKELVAGGVAGGFGKTAVAPLERVKILFQTRRAEFHSIGLFGSIKKIAKTEGAMGFYRGNGASVARIVPYAALHYMAYEEYRRWIILSFPDVSRGPVLDLIAGSFAGGTAVLFTYPLDLVRTKLAYQIVDSSKKNFQGVVSAEHVYRGIRDCFRQTYKESGLRGLYRGAAPSLYGIFPYAGLKFYFYEEMKRHVPEDHKKDIMVKLACGSIAGLLGQTFTYPLDVVRRQMQVERFSASNSAESRGTMQTLVMIAQKQGWKQLFSGLSINYLKVVPSVAIGFTVYDIMKSYLRVPARDEDVVDVVTNKRNSQPSLHSS
- the LOC102621863 gene encoding pentatricopeptide repeat-containing protein At2g15690, mitochondrial-like; this encodes MASLVSIQQHAANSMIISSNFNSKISHSISAHSVTLKSSSPVKPLCAYATPNPKVYRNTRFVKKQRNPSSNEQEPKTGTGHSQNTNDPLRGNAQLESLDVNLLSLCKEGKVREAIEYMGQDASASAGYDVFSSLLDSCGNLKSIEMGKKVHELLRTSAFVKDVELNNKLIEMYGKCCNTRLARKVFDQLRKRNLSSWHLMISGYAANGQGADGLMLFEQMRKTGPHPDKETFLVVFAACASAEAVKEGFLYFEIMKNDYGIVPGIEHYIAIIKVLGSAGHLIEAEEFVERMPFEPTVEVWEALRNFAQIHGDVELEDRAEELLGDLDPSKAIVDKIPLPPRKKQSATNMLEEKNRVSDYRSTDLYRGEYEKMKGLNGQMREAGYVPDTRYVLHDIDEEAKEKALQYHSERLAIAYGLISTPPRMPLRIIKNLRICGDCHNAIKIMSKIVGRELIVRDNKRFHHFRDGKCSCGDYW
- the LOC102621280 gene encoding thiamine phosphate phosphatase-like protein, whose amino-acid sequence is MADVVVVFDFDRTLIDDDSDNWVVTQMGLTHLFNQLRSTLPWNSLMDRMMKELHSQGKTVEDIANCLRQCPLDSHVAAAIKSAHSLGCDLKIVSDANQFYIETIMEHHGLLGCFSEIYTNPTYVDEQGRLRILPYHDSTLSHYGCNLCPSNLCKGFVLDHVCTSFGCGKRRFIYLGDGRGDFCPTLKLQDCDFVMPRKNYPLWDRICSNPMLIKAKVHEWSSAEELKKILLHLIGAISIKEDVDSTVSSQPNSSECRSQTMPVYS